In Lentimicrobium sp. L6, the following are encoded in one genomic region:
- a CDS encoding HAD family hydrolase, with translation MTEKIKVIAFDADDTLWINETFFREAEQALARILSDYGSEQEVVDFLFKIETSNIPLFGYGIKGFTLSMIQSAIEFSEYKITAKQIESIIYLSKEMVRKPVELLDGVEEVLKTLQAKGYKMVVATKGDLLDQQRKLKKSNLESYFHHIEVMSDKQEDDYFKLIQHLDIKADEFLMIGNSIKSDVIPVLNLGGMAFHVPFHTTWQHEVVDSKIIHPQFKSFHMITDILAVL, from the coding sequence ATGACGGAGAAAATTAAAGTGATAGCCTTTGATGCTGATGATACCCTTTGGATCAATGAAACCTTTTTCAGAGAAGCAGAACAAGCCTTGGCCAGGATATTGTCAGATTACGGAAGTGAGCAGGAAGTGGTGGACTTTTTATTTAAGATAGAAACCAGTAATATCCCTCTATTTGGCTATGGTATCAAAGGATTTACACTTTCCATGATTCAATCTGCCATTGAGTTTAGTGAATATAAAATTACCGCAAAACAAATAGAATCTATTATTTATTTAAGCAAAGAAATGGTTCGTAAGCCAGTGGAATTATTAGATGGCGTAGAGGAGGTTTTAAAAACGCTTCAGGCTAAAGGTTATAAAATGGTAGTAGCTACTAAAGGTGATTTGTTGGATCAGCAAAGAAAGTTGAAGAAGTCAAATTTAGAATCTTATTTCCATCATATTGAAGTGATGAGTGATAAGCAAGAGGATGATTATTTCAAATTGATTCAACATTTAGATATCAAAGCAGACGAATTTCTGATGATTGGGAATTCCATAAAATCTGATGTGATTCCAGTATTGAATCTTGGTGGCATGGCTTTTCATGTGCCCTTTCATACTACTTGGCAGCATGAAGTTGTAGATTCCAAAATTATCCATCCTCAATTTAAATCTTTCCATATGATTACAGATATTCTTGCTGTGCTTTAA
- a CDS encoding GNAT family N-acetyltransferase yields MGSEKYINLDEDNISDEHICCAFSDKKCSEGYQLKKEWLKKQFKDGYVFRKLDERGKIFIEYVPAEKAWAPIIAPNYMLINCFWVSGKFKGEEHGKELYQYCLEDAKEMDGLVVMAASRKQPFMSDKKFFIKQGFLLADTAPPYFELWYKPLKANVPIPKFKEIAKTGKNDIKDGLVVYFTNACPFNEYYVNTELKAVAEKQGVNLTIKKLASREQAQNHFVPHTLYSIFYNGEFITQHILNEKAFDRFIQK; encoded by the coding sequence ATGGGCAGTGAAAAATATATCAATCTCGATGAAGATAATATTTCTGATGAGCATATCTGTTGTGCTTTTTCTGATAAAAAATGTAGCGAAGGCTATCAATTAAAAAAAGAGTGGCTGAAAAAGCAATTTAAGGATGGTTATGTATTTCGGAAGCTTGACGAGCGTGGAAAAATTTTTATAGAGTATGTTCCTGCAGAAAAAGCTTGGGCACCTATTATTGCTCCAAATTACATGCTCATTAATTGCTTTTGGGTTTCTGGGAAATTCAAAGGAGAAGAACATGGTAAGGAGCTTTATCAATATTGTTTAGAGGATGCTAAAGAAATGGATGGACTTGTTGTGATGGCTGCCTCTAGAAAGCAGCCATTTATGTCGGATAAGAAATTCTTCATCAAACAGGGCTTTCTATTGGCAGATACTGCTCCTCCATATTTCGAGCTGTGGTATAAACCCTTAAAAGCAAATGTACCTATTCCAAAATTTAAAGAGATAGCCAAAACTGGGAAAAATGATATCAAAGATGGTTTGGTTGTATATTTTACCAACGCTTGTCCTTTTAATGAGTATTATGTGAATACCGAGTTAAAGGCTGTAGCTGAGAAACAGGGTGTGAACTTGACCATAAAGAAGCTTGCAAGTCGAGAACAGGCTCAAAATCACTTTGTACCGCATACTCTTTATAGTATTTTCTATAATGGAGAATTCATCACTCAGCATATTCTAAATGAGAAAGCTTTCGACAGGTTTATCCAAAAATAA
- a CDS encoding MerR family transcriptional regulator, which yields MNNIATLFSIKDLENLSGIKAHSIRIWEKRYNLLEPNRTDSNIRYYDLENLRKLLNITILYNHGYKISKIAKYSIEELENKVREYIGGKSDQEHFVNSLKVSMLKYDRNLFEHTYNSLVAESSFKDVFINILIPFLQNIGLEWQSNSITPAHEHFFTNLLKQKLLINIERVQQVLPKKPDEVYVLYLPLNEIHEFGLLYIHYELLLKGHHSIYLGQSVPLENLQSLQSNFKKVNFVSYFTVKPDPDEVNAYVNRLQEEVLNGREDQIYLLGRRTADITPPKSSKQIIIFNDLLSLTSSL from the coding sequence ATGAACAATATTGCAACATTATTTTCCATAAAGGATTTGGAAAATTTATCAGGAATAAAGGCCCATAGTATTAGAATTTGGGAAAAAAGATATAATCTTTTGGAACCAAATAGAACAGATTCGAATATTCGATATTACGACCTAGAAAACTTGAGGAAGCTGTTGAACATCACCATATTGTATAACCATGGCTATAAGATTAGTAAAATAGCTAAGTATTCTATTGAGGAATTGGAAAATAAAGTACGTGAGTATATTGGTGGAAAGAGTGATCAAGAACATTTTGTGAACTCTCTCAAAGTTTCCATGCTCAAATATGATAGAAATTTATTTGAACATACTTATAATAGTCTAGTTGCAGAATCTTCATTTAAAGATGTTTTTATCAATATTCTTATACCATTTTTGCAAAATATTGGATTAGAGTGGCAGAGTAATAGCATTACTCCAGCACATGAGCACTTCTTTACAAATCTCCTCAAACAAAAATTACTTATTAATATAGAACGTGTTCAGCAAGTGCTTCCTAAAAAACCAGATGAGGTTTATGTATTATATCTTCCTCTAAATGAGATTCATGAATTTGGTTTGCTCTATATTCATTATGAGTTATTGTTGAAAGGGCATCATTCTATTTATTTAGGGCAGAGTGTTCCCTTGGAAAATTTGCAATCCCTTCAAAGCAATTTTAAAAAAGTCAACTTTGTCAGCTATTTTACTGTTAAACCAGATCCAGATGAGGTTAATGCCTATGTCAATCGCCTTCAAGAGGAGGTTTTGAATGGACGAGAGGACCAGATTTATTTATTAGGACGCCGAACTGCAGATATAACACCACCAAAGAGTTCAAAGCAAATTATCATTTTCAATGATTTACTTTCGTTGACATCTTCTTTATAA
- a CDS encoding flavodoxin domain-containing protein — translation MKTAIIYISKHGTTEIVSRKIAEKFPTDEVDIINLKKQKLDSLSPYQRIILGGSIHMGKVHKKTTAFIEKYHNELLEKQLALFLCCMERDQKAQEQFDLAFPQDLRNKALSKGLLGFEYLLEKMNFIERMMVKKITGKDKSFSKINEAAILSFVNGIKHHQVLS, via the coding sequence ATGAAAACGGCCATCATATACATCAGTAAGCATGGTACCACTGAAATAGTCTCACGAAAAATTGCAGAAAAATTCCCTACCGATGAGGTGGATATCATCAATCTGAAAAAGCAAAAACTGGATAGTCTGTCCCCTTATCAACGTATTATTTTAGGAGGTAGTATTCATATGGGGAAAGTACATAAGAAGACCACCGCCTTTATTGAGAAATACCATAACGAATTATTAGAAAAACAGTTGGCTTTATTTTTATGCTGTATGGAAAGGGACCAAAAAGCTCAGGAACAGTTCGATTTGGCGTTTCCGCAAGATTTAAGAAATAAAGCCTTAAGTAAGGGTTTGTTGGGTTTTGAATATTTGTTGGAAAAGATGAATTTTATTGAGCGCATGATGGTGAAGAAAATCACCGGAAAAGATAAGAGTTTTTCGAAAATTAATGAGGCTGCCATACTTTCGTTTGTTAATGGAATAAAACATCATCAAGTTTTATCTTGA
- a CDS encoding (4Fe-4S)-binding protein gives MENRSIKEYSKGELQIVWEPKKCIHAAICVERLPKVYQPNQKPWINPEFASIEELKNQIDLCPSGALSYYMKNEDQTKKNKKMEKIKAIVKPNGPVIIQGNFTITHTDGRVEEIEKMAAICRCGASAKKPFCDGTHAKVGFKG, from the coding sequence ATGGAAAATAGAAGCATCAAAGAGTATTCAAAAGGAGAGCTGCAAATAGTTTGGGAGCCAAAGAAATGTATACATGCGGCTATATGTGTAGAAAGACTACCTAAAGTATATCAGCCAAATCAAAAACCTTGGATTAATCCAGAATTTGCCTCCATAGAAGAATTGAAAAATCAAATAGATTTATGTCCATCCGGAGCGTTATCTTATTATATGAAAAATGAAGATCAAACTAAAAAAAACAAAAAAATGGAAAAGATTAAAGCGATAGTAAAACCTAATGGGCCAGTTATTATTCAAGGAAATTTCACCATAACTCATACTGATGGTAGGGTGGAGGAAATAGAGAAAATGGCAGCAATTTGCAGGTGCGGGGCATCTGCTAAAAAACCTTTTTGCGATGGAACGCATGCAAAAGTTGGGTTTAAGGGATAG
- a CDS encoding ABC-F family ATP-binding cassette domain-containing protein gives MINVADLRIQFGKRVLFQDVNLKFMPGNCYGVIGANGAGKSTLLKAISGEIDATNGHIGMGTGERLSVLSQDHYAFDDYSVIDAVLKGHTELWDIMKEKDAIYCKEDFSDADGIKAAELEEKFADMDGWNAESEAASLLSALGIKEEFHQTMMEDMSGKQKVRVLLAQALFGKPDNLLLDEPTNDLDLETVTWLENYLANYENTVLVVSHDRHFLDAISTHTLDIDFGKVQLFAGNYSFWYQSSQLALKQSQIQNKKTEDKRKELQEFISRFSANVKKSKQATSRKKMLEKLNVDDIQPSTRRYPGIIFTPEREAGDKILEVSGLSASIDGKVLFKDVDFYANKGEKIIFLSRDPRAMTALFEIINDKRQADSGGFEWGQTITHAYLPMDNSKFFRSDLNLFDWLCQFTNDTTDLYIRGYLGKMLFSGDDLLKKVEVLSGGEKMRCMISKMMLVDANALVLDTPTNHLDLESIQSFNNNLIKYPGNVFMSSHDHEFISSVCDRVIELTPTGIIDKHMNYDDYITDEKIQAQREKMYQ, from the coding sequence ATGATAAATGTTGCAGATTTAAGAATCCAATTTGGTAAAAGAGTTTTATTTCAAGATGTAAACCTTAAGTTTATGCCAGGTAATTGTTATGGTGTTATTGGTGCCAATGGAGCGGGAAAGTCCACTCTGTTGAAAGCTATTTCGGGTGAGATAGATGCTACTAATGGCCATATTGGTATGGGAACAGGAGAAAGACTTTCCGTTTTAAGTCAGGATCACTATGCTTTTGACGATTACTCCGTTATAGATGCGGTATTGAAAGGTCATACTGAGCTATGGGATATTATGAAAGAAAAAGATGCCATTTATTGTAAAGAAGATTTCTCTGATGCAGATGGTATAAAAGCAGCTGAATTAGAAGAGAAATTTGCAGATATGGATGGTTGGAATGCCGAAAGTGAAGCTGCAAGTTTATTAAGCGCTTTGGGAATCAAAGAAGAATTTCATCAAACCATGATGGAGGATATGTCTGGTAAGCAAAAAGTGAGAGTATTATTGGCTCAAGCTCTTTTTGGAAAACCTGATAACTTACTTCTCGATGAGCCTACTAATGACTTGGATTTAGAAACGGTTACTTGGTTGGAAAACTATTTAGCTAATTATGAGAATACAGTTTTGGTTGTTTCTCACGATAGACACTTTTTAGATGCCATTAGTACTCATACCTTAGATATTGATTTTGGTAAGGTGCAGTTGTTTGCAGGTAACTATAGCTTTTGGTATCAAAGCAGTCAATTGGCTTTAAAACAATCTCAGATTCAAAATAAGAAAACAGAGGATAAACGTAAAGAACTTCAAGAGTTCATTTCTCGTTTTAGTGCCAATGTAAAGAAATCAAAGCAGGCAACTAGTCGTAAGAAAATGTTAGAGAAGTTGAATGTTGATGATATTCAACCCTCAACCAGAAGATATCCCGGTATTATTTTCACACCAGAAAGAGAAGCTGGGGATAAAATTTTGGAAGTTAGTGGTTTGAGTGCTAGTATTGACGGTAAAGTATTATTTAAGGATGTTGATTTTTATGCCAATAAAGGGGAGAAAATCATTTTTCTATCCAGAGACCCTCGTGCAATGACTGCTCTTTTTGAAATCATTAATGATAAGAGACAAGCAGATAGTGGAGGCTTTGAATGGGGGCAAACTATTACTCATGCTTATTTGCCTATGGATAATTCTAAATTTTTCCGCTCAGATTTGAATTTATTCGATTGGTTATGTCAGTTTACAAATGACACTACTGATTTATATATTCGTGGGTATCTAGGTAAGATGTTATTCTCTGGTGATGATTTGCTAAAGAAAGTTGAGGTATTGTCTGGAGGAGAGAAAATGCGTTGTATGATTTCTAAAATGATGCTGGTTGATGCCAATGCATTGGTTCTTGATACACCAACAAACCATCTTGATTTGGAATCTATTCAGTCCTTTAATAATAACCTAATTAAATACCCTGGTAATGTATTTATGTCTTCTCATGACCACGAATTCATTTCATCGGTTTGTGATAGAGTTATTGAGTTGACTCCTACAGGAATTATTGATAAACACATGAATTATGATGATTATATCACCGATGAGAAAATTCAAGCTCAGCGTGAAAAAATGTATCAATAG
- a CDS encoding MFS transporter encodes MTMNAINQKLKLTEKLGYALGDGAANIAWRGVSTFLFIFYTDVFGLHPAAVGLLMLVARFSDGISDVLMGVIGDRTKSKYGKFRPWILWTAIPLGVILSLLFTSPNLSPTGKIIYAYATYIIFTLVYTANNIPYGALMAVMTGDDKERTSLGAYRMVGAFAGGMLVQGALLFLVAFFGNINPTIEVDQLENNRFEVHVSTSQDVENVKIATEDGIALFTWVNTEEKSNDPTPTQGKAFSMIGGKDYSFIVEGEETLSAENISIINQKQGYSNSIYVLSVVLILAMFITFYSTKERVLPPKTQKTNLSKDFKDLIGNKPWLILLGIGLLFVIYNSIKQGIVVIYFSHFIHNQLLAASYMVALMVASIGGAMVTTFLSNKWGKRNLFIIALVFSGAVNALLVFCGPNDIISIFSIGIISEFAAAIFPTLFFAMLGDVADFSEFRNGRRATGLIYSAGSFSTKFGGGVAGAIIGFVLAAYSYDGQDAVAIEGAIPGIKMLMSWVPAVIALIAAIFMLMYPLTQSKMNEITTELNARRLKELE; translated from the coding sequence ATGACTATGAATGCTATTAATCAAAAACTTAAACTCACCGAGAAGCTTGGCTATGCCTTGGGCGATGGTGCCGCAAATATTGCATGGCGTGGAGTTTCTACCTTCCTTTTCATCTTTTATACTGATGTGTTTGGGCTTCATCCCGCAGCTGTTGGTTTGCTAATGTTGGTCGCGAGATTTAGCGATGGCATTAGCGATGTGCTTATGGGCGTTATTGGTGACAGAACCAAATCTAAATATGGAAAATTCCGTCCTTGGATCTTGTGGACAGCTATTCCATTAGGTGTTATTCTATCCCTGCTATTCACGAGTCCTAATCTAAGCCCAACAGGGAAGATAATTTATGCCTATGCTACTTATATCATATTCACACTAGTTTATACGGCTAATAATATTCCTTATGGAGCGCTTATGGCTGTAATGACGGGCGATGATAAAGAACGTACAAGCTTAGGAGCTTATAGGATGGTAGGAGCCTTTGCCGGAGGAATGTTGGTGCAAGGAGCCTTATTGTTCCTAGTGGCTTTCTTCGGAAATATTAATCCAACTATAGAAGTTGATCAGCTCGAGAATAATCGATTTGAGGTTCATGTTTCCACTTCTCAGGATGTGGAAAATGTAAAGATTGCTACTGAGGATGGCATTGCATTATTCACTTGGGTAAACACTGAAGAAAAGTCCAATGACCCTACGCCTACACAAGGTAAAGCCTTTTCCATGATTGGAGGAAAAGACTATAGCTTTATTGTAGAAGGCGAAGAAACTTTAAGCGCTGAAAATATTAGTATCATCAACCAAAAACAAGGTTATAGTAATTCTATCTATGTGCTATCGGTGGTGTTGATTTTAGCCATGTTTATCACTTTCTATTCTACCAAAGAACGAGTGTTACCACCCAAAACTCAAAAAACTAATCTGTCTAAAGATTTCAAAGATTTAATAGGTAATAAGCCTTGGTTGATTTTGTTGGGAATAGGTCTGTTGTTTGTCATCTATAATTCCATCAAACAAGGTATTGTAGTTATCTATTTCTCTCATTTTATTCATAACCAATTATTAGCAGCTAGCTATATGGTGGCCCTTATGGTCGCTTCTATTGGTGGTGCTATGGTGACTACCTTCCTCAGTAATAAATGGGGAAAGAGAAACCTATTTATTATTGCGCTAGTTTTTTCTGGAGCGGTTAATGCCTTATTGGTATTCTGTGGGCCAAATGACATTATTAGCATATTCTCCATCGGAATTATCTCTGAGTTTGCTGCTGCTATTTTCCCTACTTTATTCTTCGCTATGCTGGGTGATGTAGCTGATTTCTCAGAATTTCGTAATGGACGAAGAGCGACAGGTTTAATCTATTCGGCAGGCTCTTTTTCTACTAAGTTTGGTGGAGGAGTAGCAGGAGCTATTATAGGTTTTGTGCTTGCTGCTTATAGTTATGATGGCCAAGATGCCGTTGCTATTGAAGGGGCTATCCCGGGCATAAAAATGCTGATGAGTTGGGTTCCTGCAGTCATTGCATTGATAGCAGCTATCTTTATGTTGATGTATCCATTGACTCAATCTAAAATGAATGAAATCACCACAGAACTAAATGCTCGAAGGCTAAAAGAGCTAGAATAG